One segment of Saprospiraceae bacterium DNA contains the following:
- a CDS encoding OmpA family protein: MMKKQIILITLLFATSAALVAQPLNRSTPEANLKSAEKAAANGNPYEALELYKKAQDDLKDKSLSVKIAMLEYELRDYLQAERAFNRLVLRDRKNEYGELKYWYAMSLKHNGKYSEAIEMFNQYIKDPVATPELVQAAQREIAGCEIGKKAKQPDNLIVANLGKKANSPQTEASPSYSGGELYYSSLQSKEVIVLDGKQGDWFAKIYTATKSGNEFGAPTALGQQINREEWHQGNVSISPDGRTMYFTRVLFEEDGQQLAESKIYYSLKGSDGWGAAKEVNGVNGDYIAKHPCEGELFGEKVLFFVANMPGGQGGFDIYYAPKKQDGEFGFPVNLGEVVNTVGEEASPFYQDGKLWFSSNGRPTIGGLDVFESQWNGSVWSEPKWMPLGINSSVDDLFYTRMPDGMSGYLVSNRPGPNNLKSKTCCDDIYSWEIERIKVELLAKTMRLRRKGEKENQPLNGATVQVYDVTEKDPARVDEKTNANANEFPFTLAPDKSYRVIATREGYKPDTLDFNTTGVKKTTSIEKKLLLRLLRVEPEYDTIRINEPIRLEYILYDFDKADIRPDAEPDLQYLTDLMKKYPDMKIELSSHTDSRGRDDYNEQLSQRRADSAKAWIVAKGITPDRIVAKGYGEKQLLNGCSNGVECSEEQHQLNRRTEFKILSGPTSIIIEKVEKREKPQGQAPGGKQTVRPDFFFGN, from the coding sequence ATGATGAAAAAACAAATCATCCTCATAACCCTCTTATTTGCAACATCGGCGGCGCTTGTCGCGCAACCGCTCAACCGCTCCACGCCAGAAGCCAACTTGAAATCAGCCGAAAAGGCAGCCGCCAACGGCAACCCCTATGAGGCGCTCGAACTCTACAAAAAAGCACAAGACGATTTGAAAGACAAATCTCTTTCGGTCAAGATTGCCATGCTAGAGTACGAACTGCGCGACTACCTGCAAGCCGAGCGCGCGTTCAATCGCTTGGTGCTGCGCGACCGCAAAAACGAGTACGGCGAGTTGAAATACTGGTACGCCATGAGCCTCAAGCACAATGGGAAGTATTCTGAGGCCATCGAAATGTTCAATCAGTACATCAAAGACCCCGTGGCCACGCCCGAACTCGTGCAAGCAGCGCAGCGCGAAATCGCAGGTTGCGAAATCGGCAAAAAAGCCAAGCAGCCCGACAATTTGATAGTGGCCAACCTCGGCAAAAAGGCCAACAGCCCACAAACGGAAGCTTCGCCCTCATACAGCGGTGGCGAGCTCTACTATTCGTCGCTTCAATCAAAAGAAGTGATTGTGCTCGACGGAAAGCAAGGCGATTGGTTTGCGAAAATTTACACTGCCACCAAAAGCGGCAACGAGTTCGGCGCACCCACTGCCCTCGGCCAGCAGATCAACCGCGAAGAGTGGCATCAGGGCAACGTCAGCATCTCTCCCGACGGGCGCACCATGTATTTCACCCGCGTGCTGTTTGAGGAAGATGGTCAGCAACTCGCAGAAAGCAAAATCTACTACTCGCTAAAAGGCTCCGACGGTTGGGGCGCGGCCAAGGAAGTGAACGGCGTGAACGGCGACTATATCGCCAAGCATCCTTGCGAAGGCGAGCTGTTCGGCGAAAAAGTGTTGTTCTTCGTGGCCAATATGCCCGGCGGGCAAGGCGGTTTCGACATATACTACGCGCCCAAAAAACAAGACGGCGAATTTGGTTTTCCGGTCAACTTGGGCGAAGTCGTCAATACCGTAGGCGAAGAAGCCAGCCCCTTTTATCAGGACGGCAAACTGTGGTTCAGCAGCAACGGACGCCCCACCATCGGCGGGCTTGATGTGTTCGAAAGCCAGTGGAACGGCTCCGTGTGGAGCGAGCCAAAATGGATGCCGCTTGGCATCAATTCCAGCGTGGACGACCTGTTTTATACCCGTATGCCCGACGGCATGAGCGGCTACTTGGTCAGTAACCGCCCCGGCCCCAACAACCTAAAAAGCAAAACCTGCTGCGACGACATTTATAGCTGGGAAATCGAGCGCATCAAAGTCGAGCTGTTGGCCAAAACCATGCGCTTGCGTCGCAAAGGCGAGAAGGAAAACCAGCCCCTCAACGGTGCCACCGTTCAGGTATATGACGTGACGGAAAAAGACCCTGCCCGCGTGGATGAAAAAACCAACGCCAACGCCAACGAATTTCCCTTCACCCTCGCTCCCGACAAATCGTACCGCGTCATCGCCACCCGCGAAGGATACAAGCCCGACACGCTGGATTTCAACACGACAGGCGTGAAAAAAACAACCAGCATCGAGAAAAAACTACTCTTGCGCCTGCTGCGCGTAGAACCCGAGTACGACACCATCCGCATCAACGAGCCGATTCGCCTTGAATATATCTTGTACGATTTTGACAAAGCGGATATTCGCCCCGATGCGGAGCCTGATTTGCAATACCTGACGGACTTGATGAAAAAATACCCGGACATGAAAATCGAGCTCTCCTCCCACACCGACTCGCGTGGCCGGGATGATTACAACGAGCAACTCTCTCAGCGCCGCGCCGACAGCGCGAAGGCTTGGATTGTGGCAAAAGGCATCACCCCTGACCGCATCGTGGCAAAAGGATACGGCGAAAAACAACTCCTCAACGGCTGCTCCAACGGCGTGGAGTGCAGCGAGGAGCAGCATCAACTCAATCGCCGCACCGAGTTCAAAATCCTGTCCGGCCCTACCAGCATCATTATCGAAAAAGTCGAGAAACGCGAAAAGCCGCAAGGGCAAGCCCCCGGCGGCAAGCAAACTGTTCGCCCAGATTTTTTTTTCGGGAATTAA
- a CDS encoding DUF2461 domain-containing protein, which translates to MLSADFLQFLYDLSQNNNRDWFEKNKKRYEATVKKPFEATVAAIIERVLPFEPGYGPIVPKDCIFRIYRDTRFSKDKSPYKTNVAASFNPKGIKSTADAMSYPGYYMHIEFGALWLGGGAYFLDKEPLRKVRTAIMQAPETFRTLILEKNFVEKYGNIRGERNKVLPPEFKEAAKSEPLLANKQFYFMAELAPEHALQSDFPDFVADYFKAGKALNDFFRTAIY; encoded by the coding sequence ATGCTTTCTGCCGACTTCCTCCAATTCCTCTACGACCTCTCGCAGAACAACAACCGCGACTGGTTTGAAAAAAACAAAAAACGCTACGAGGCAACGGTGAAAAAACCATTCGAGGCAACGGTGGCAGCTATCATCGAGCGTGTTTTGCCGTTTGAGCCGGGTTACGGCCCCATCGTGCCAAAGGATTGTATTTTTCGCATCTACCGCGACACCCGTTTTTCCAAAGACAAAAGCCCTTACAAGACGAATGTGGCGGCTTCATTCAATCCCAAAGGCATCAAGTCCACCGCCGATGCCATGTCGTATCCGGGATACTATATGCACATTGAGTTTGGCGCATTGTGGCTCGGTGGTGGCGCGTATTTCCTTGACAAAGAGCCGCTTCGCAAAGTGCGCACGGCTATCATGCAGGCACCGGAGACCTTTCGCACCTTGATTTTGGAGAAAAATTTCGTGGAAAAATACGGCAACATCAGGGGAGAGCGCAACAAGGTGTTGCCACCCGAATTCAAGGAGGCTGCTAAGTCTGAACCACTCTTGGCCAACAAACAATTCTACTTCATGGCGGAGCTTGCTCCCGAACACGCGCTTCAAAGCGACTTCCCCGACTTTGTGGCAGACTACTTCAAGGCGGGGAAAGCGCTCAATGATTTTTTCAGAACGGCGATTTATTAG
- the dut gene encoding dUTP diphosphatase — translation MEVKIINQSPHPLPQYETAGSAGMDLRAHLVEPITLQPLERALVPTGLFIELPNGFEAQIRPRSGLAAKRGLTMLNSPGTIDSDYRGEIKCIVVNLSNEPQTIEPGERVAQMVIARYEQITWLKTQTLTETERGTGGFGSTGKT, via the coding sequence TTGGAAGTCAAAATCATCAACCAATCGCCACACCCTTTGCCTCAGTACGAGACGGCAGGCAGCGCCGGCATGGATTTGCGGGCACATCTTGTCGAACCCATCACGCTCCAACCGCTCGAAAGGGCGCTGGTGCCGACGGGTCTTTTTATCGAACTGCCCAATGGATTTGAGGCTCAGATTCGACCCCGGAGCGGGCTTGCCGCCAAACGCGGCCTCACGATGCTCAACTCGCCCGGCACGATTGACAGCGACTACCGCGGCGAAATCAAGTGCATCGTCGTCAACCTCTCCAACGAACCACAAACCATCGAACCCGGCGAGCGCGTGGCTCAAATGGTTATTGCGCGATACGAACAGATAACTTGGCTCAAAACCCAAACCTTGACGGAGACCGAACGCGGTACTGGTGGGTTTGGCAGCACGGGAAAAACATAG
- a CDS encoding DUF853 family protein, giving the protein MANKETFISEIQAGYHFNGPSIVLGGAMLNGEAIPNLQVKVPLRTMNRHGLIAGATGTGKTKTLQVVAEQLAANGVPSLVMDIKGDLSGVAMPGSDNPKITERSGKIGVTWHPHGNTVEFLTLSGERGARLRATVSEFGPVLFSRILGLNDTQGGVVSLVFKYADDRDLPLLDLKDFKKVLQYLGNEGKAEIEAEYGQFSSVTAGTILRKVLELEQQGAEVFFGELSFDVQDLVRMDENGRGIISIVRLTDIQDRPKLFSTFMLQMMAEIYSSFPEEGDADQPKLCIFIDEAHLVFQEASAVLLQQIETIVKLIRSKGVGVFFITQNPADVPDSVLAQLGLKIQHSLRAFTAKDRKAIKLAAQNYPITKYYQTEDLLTNLGTGEAIVSVLNEKGIPTPLAHTLVRAPESRMDVLTPVEIDNLITRSALARKYNQVVDRESAYEILNEKIAEAHKNQPVKQPAASSSTSRRQEKTAVEQVLGSPAARQIGRTVAAELTRGLLGVLGLGGSTSTRRKKTGWF; this is encoded by the coding sequence ATGGCTAACAAAGAAACATTCATCTCGGAAATCCAGGCTGGCTACCATTTCAACGGCCCATCCATCGTGTTGGGAGGTGCCATGCTCAACGGCGAAGCAATCCCCAACCTTCAGGTCAAAGTCCCGCTGCGCACCATGAACCGCCACGGCCTCATCGCGGGCGCTACGGGTACCGGCAAAACCAAGACCCTGCAAGTCGTGGCGGAGCAGTTGGCCGCCAACGGTGTGCCGAGTCTGGTCATGGACATCAAGGGCGACCTTTCGGGAGTGGCTATGCCGGGCAGCGACAACCCCAAAATCACCGAGCGTTCGGGCAAAATCGGTGTCACTTGGCATCCTCATGGCAACACGGTGGAATTTCTCACGCTTTCCGGCGAACGCGGCGCACGGCTCCGGGCGACAGTGAGCGAGTTCGGCCCGGTCTTGTTCAGCCGCATTTTGGGGCTGAACGACACACAGGGTGGGGTAGTGTCGCTCGTGTTCAAATACGCCGACGACCGGGATTTGCCCCTGCTTGATTTGAAAGATTTCAAAAAAGTGCTTCAATACCTTGGCAACGAGGGCAAAGCAGAAATAGAGGCCGAGTACGGCCAGTTTAGTAGCGTGACGGCTGGCACCATCCTGCGCAAAGTGTTGGAACTGGAACAACAAGGCGCAGAAGTTTTCTTCGGCGAGCTATCCTTCGACGTGCAAGACCTCGTGCGCATGGATGAGAACGGACGTGGCATCATCAGCATCGTTCGCCTGACCGACATTCAGGACAGACCCAAGCTTTTCAGCACGTTCATGTTGCAGATGATGGCCGAAATCTACTCCTCGTTCCCTGAAGAAGGCGACGCTGACCAGCCGAAGCTATGCATCTTTATTGACGAGGCGCACCTTGTGTTTCAGGAAGCCTCTGCTGTGTTGCTCCAGCAAATCGAGACCATCGTCAAACTCATCCGCTCCAAAGGCGTGGGAGTTTTCTTCATCACCCAAAACCCCGCCGACGTGCCAGATAGTGTGCTGGCGCAATTGGGCTTGAAAATCCAGCACTCCCTTCGCGCTTTCACCGCCAAAGACCGCAAGGCCATCAAATTGGCCGCGCAGAACTACCCCATCACGAAATACTATCAGACGGAAGACCTGCTCACCAATCTGGGCACGGGGGAGGCCATCGTGAGCGTCCTCAACGAAAAAGGCATCCCGACCCCCTTGGCGCACACCCTTGTGCGCGCGCCCGAAAGCCGCATGGATGTGCTCACCCCTGTCGAGATTGACAACCTCATCACTCGGTCCGCATTGGCACGCAAGTACAATCAGGTCGTTGACCGCGAGAGTGCTTATGAGATATTGAATGAAAAAATCGCCGAGGCGCACAAAAATCAGCCTGTCAAACAACCCGCAGCCTCTTCCTCCACCAGCCGCCGACAGGAAAAAACGGCGGTGGAGCAGGTGTTGGGCAGCCCCGCCGCCCGCCAGATAGGCCGCACCGTGGCCGCAGAACTCACACGCGGCTTGCTCGGCGTATTGGGTCTGGGTGGCAGCACGAGCACACGCCGCAAAAAAACGGGGTGGTTCTAA
- a CDS encoding NTP transferase domain-containing protein, protein MAGRGTRLRPHTLTVPKPLIPVAGKPIIQRLVEDLAEAYGKKIEEIAFIVGDFGPEVERELMGIAHSLGAKGKLYRQEKALGVGHAIYCAWESLNGPCMIAFADTLFKANFKFDTSEEGFIWVQRVKDPSSFGVVKLDEQGYVTEFAEKPAAFISDLAIVGIYYFREGENLRKALHHIISNEIREKNEFQLTTALEILKNEGVRFRTGEIEEWLDCGNKEAILHSNERMLEFHRNNGLVSSNAVIENSVIVQPCFVGDHAVIRNAVIGPYVSVGHHSVVENTVITNSIIQNKSQIKNAVLDYSMVGNSSRYIGSRDELNLGDYSNFSKR, encoded by the coding sequence ATGGCAGGTCGAGGCACCAGATTGCGTCCTCACACCCTCACAGTCCCCAAACCGCTCATCCCGGTAGCGGGCAAGCCCATTATCCAACGGTTGGTGGAGGATTTGGCCGAGGCCTACGGCAAAAAAATTGAGGAAATCGCGTTCATCGTGGGCGACTTTGGCCCGGAGGTGGAGCGGGAGTTGATGGGCATCGCTCATTCGCTGGGTGCCAAAGGCAAACTTTATCGGCAAGAAAAAGCCTTAGGAGTAGGGCACGCCATCTACTGTGCGTGGGAGAGCCTGAACGGCCCGTGCATGATTGCTTTTGCCGACACGCTTTTCAAGGCCAACTTCAAGTTCGACACCAGCGAGGAAGGGTTCATCTGGGTGCAGCGCGTGAAAGACCCCTCTTCCTTCGGAGTGGTGAAGTTGGACGAACAAGGCTACGTCACCGAATTTGCCGAAAAACCGGCCGCTTTCATCTCTGATTTGGCCATCGTCGGTATCTACTATTTCCGCGAGGGCGAAAATTTGCGCAAGGCGTTGCATCACATCATCTCCAACGAAATTCGAGAAAAAAACGAATTTCAACTCACCACGGCGCTCGAGATTTTGAAAAACGAGGGAGTGCGTTTTCGCACCGGGGAAATCGAAGAATGGCTCGACTGCGGCAACAAGGAAGCCATATTGCATTCCAACGAGCGAATGTTGGAGTTTCACCGCAACAATGGTTTGGTGTCGTCCAATGCGGTGATAGAAAACAGCGTCATCGTGCAGCCCTGTTTCGTGGGCGACCACGCCGTGATACGAAACGCCGTGATAGGCCCATACGTCAGTGTCGGGCATCATTCGGTGGTCGAAAACACCGTTATCACCAACAGCATCATCCAGAACAAATCTCAAATCAAAAATGCCGTGCTCGACTACTCAATGGTCGGCAATTCGAGCCGCTACATCGGCTCCCGCGACGAGTTGAATCTGGGCGACTATTCAAACTTTTCAAAGCGATGA
- a CDS encoding glycosyltransferase family 9 protein, producing the protein MLKILLLRFSSIGDIVLTSPVSRCLKKQLDAEVHFCTKRAFAPILLPNPHIARVFAFEKEVSEVISDLKKERYDLVVDLHHNLRSLRTKLALGRPSRVFDKLNMEKWLLVNFKIDRLPRTHIVHRYLQTVAHLGVRYDGAGLDYFIPPDEEVHLADWSPLLKKGRYVAFVLGATHATKRLPTEKIAEICRQIDQPIALLGGKAEQGVANGIVGPNVVNLCGQLNLHQSASVVRQAGKVLTHDTGLMHIAAAFRKEIVSVWGNTVPAFGMYPFYPTGVDLNTSVEVSGLACRPCSKIGFARCPQGHFRCMNDISAAAISDRLKMI; encoded by the coding sequence ATTTTGAAAATCCTCCTCCTGCGTTTCTCTTCCATCGGCGACATTGTGCTCACCAGCCCGGTGTCGCGTTGTTTGAAAAAGCAACTCGACGCGGAAGTGCATTTTTGCACCAAACGCGCCTTTGCCCCCATACTCCTGCCCAACCCGCACATTGCCCGGGTTTTTGCCTTTGAAAAAGAAGTGAGCGAGGTGATAAGTGATTTGAAAAAAGAACGGTACGACCTCGTGGTGGATTTGCACCACAACCTTCGCAGCCTCCGAACCAAACTCGCCTTGGGGCGCCCTTCGCGCGTGTTCGACAAACTGAACATGGAAAAGTGGCTGTTGGTCAATTTTAAAATAGACAGGTTGCCCCGAACGCACATCGTGCATCGCTACCTGCAAACGGTGGCGCATCTGGGGGTGCGCTACGACGGCGCAGGGCTCGACTATTTCATTCCGCCCGACGAGGAAGTGCATCTGGCAGATTGGTCGCCTTTGCTCAAAAAAGGGCGCTATGTTGCTTTTGTGCTGGGTGCCACGCACGCCACCAAGCGCCTGCCAACGGAAAAAATCGCAGAAATTTGTCGGCAAATAGACCAACCCATCGCACTGCTTGGAGGGAAGGCCGAGCAAGGCGTCGCCAATGGGATTGTTGGCCCAAATGTTGTCAACCTCTGCGGTCAACTCAATCTCCACCAATCGGCCTCCGTCGTGCGTCAAGCGGGAAAGGTGCTGACCCACGACACAGGCCTCATGCACATCGCGGCGGCGTTTCGCAAGGAAATCGTATCGGTGTGGGGCAACACGGTTCCAGCGTTCGGGATGTACCCTTTTTACCCAACCGGCGTGGATTTGAACACGTCTGTGGAAGTGTCGGGCTTGGCTTGTCGCCCTTGCTCCAAGATTGGGTTCGCTCGTTGCCCCCAAGGACATTTCAGGTGCATGAACGATATTTCGGCGGCAGCGATATCCGATAGATTGAAGATGATATAG
- a CDS encoding GNAT family N-acetyltransferase, protein MQIQLARTDADIRKCWPVMKLLRPHLEEERFIPLVKEMQSGGYELAFIEENGIAAAAIGYRHLQKLFDGKQIYVDDLTTLEEHRGKGHAGRLLELVFDLAKQRGCACVTLDSGVGTHRQDAHKLYLNKGFFISSMHFTKRL, encoded by the coding sequence ATGCAAATACAACTCGCTCGCACCGATGCCGACATTCGGAAATGTTGGCCAGTCATGAAACTACTTCGCCCACACTTGGAGGAGGAACGGTTCATCCCTTTGGTGAAAGAAATGCAGTCAGGGGGCTACGAACTGGCCTTTATCGAAGAAAATGGCATCGCAGCCGCAGCTATCGGCTACCGTCATCTTCAAAAACTCTTCGACGGCAAACAAATCTATGTGGACGACCTCACCACCCTTGAAGAGCATCGGGGCAAAGGCCACGCCGGGCGCTTGCTTGAACTTGTTTTTGACCTTGCCAAACAACGCGGCTGCGCTTGTGTCACGCTTGATTCCGGCGTGGGTACGCATCGCCAAGATGCCCACAAACTTTACCTTAACAAGGGCTTTTTCATCAGCAGCATGCACTTCACAAAGCGGTTGTAG
- a CDS encoding D-alanyl-D-alanine carboxypeptidase: MMRCRSLFALVAATAGLALVLSSCATSRHAERRFSRKIQREVEKSSVFSRAFTGFTLLDPQSGQTLADVNGDKYFTPASNTKIFTLATCLEVLGDSVPALRYSPVPESSDPVWYLGWLISGTGDPTFLHPKFEAWQTPFELLKKNGFLGLFYRHHKINRFGPGWAWDDFNERYSPELAEMPLYGNMARLTKTSSDWEVSPPFFKSFLKQRDDYDQIDGNAIFRQAFSDTISLPYYSESNFKPGFSKEIPMWQANAKTLSLLLDTLHYPAESLPTTVQVYNTGDGWPTLYSTPLDTVLRRMMHQSDNFIAEQMLLVCAGQKFGVLQQDTIIRWMLDSVLISLPQRPRWVDGSGLSRYNLASPRDFAQVLLKLWKEQPHEPLRSLFPAGGVHGTVAGWYKGKDGKPYVFAKTGSMSGVHCLSGYVTTKRGKTLIFSFMHNHFVGSDEPWKQEMQRILEMIWERY; this comes from the coding sequence ATGATGCGTTGTCGTTCCTTGTTCGCTCTTGTCGCGGCAACCGCAGGATTAGCGCTTGTGCTTTCATCCTGCGCCACTTCCCGCCACGCCGAGCGCCGTTTTTCCAGAAAAATCCAAAGGGAAGTTGAAAAATCGTCCGTGTTCAGCAGGGCTTTCACCGGCTTCACCTTGCTTGACCCGCAAAGCGGACAAACTTTGGCCGACGTGAACGGCGACAAGTATTTCACTCCCGCCTCGAACACGAAGATTTTCACGCTGGCGACTTGTCTGGAAGTGCTGGGGGATTCGGTGCCTGCTTTGCGCTATTCCCCTGTCCCTGAATCAAGCGACCCTGTTTGGTATCTTGGCTGGCTCATTAGCGGCACGGGGGACCCTACTTTTTTGCACCCTAAATTCGAGGCATGGCAGACACCCTTCGAGTTGCTCAAAAAAAACGGTTTTCTGGGGTTATTTTACAGACATCATAAGATAAACCGCTTCGGCCCGGGCTGGGCATGGGATGACTTCAACGAACGTTATTCCCCCGAGCTGGCCGAAATGCCCCTGTATGGCAATATGGCTCGCCTGACCAAAACCTCCTCCGATTGGGAGGTTAGCCCTCCTTTTTTCAAATCTTTTTTGAAACAACGAGATGACTACGACCAAATAGACGGCAACGCTATTTTTCGGCAAGCGTTTTCCGACACCATATCATTGCCCTATTACAGCGAGTCCAACTTCAAACCGGGCTTTTCAAAGGAGATTCCGATGTGGCAAGCCAATGCGAAAACGCTCTCTTTGTTGTTGGACACATTGCATTACCCCGCTGAATCTTTGCCTACGACAGTGCAGGTCTATAACACGGGGGATGGTTGGCCCACCCTTTACTCCACCCCCCTCGACACCGTCCTGCGCCGAATGATGCACCAAAGCGACAACTTCATCGCCGAGCAAATGCTGCTGGTGTGCGCAGGACAAAAATTCGGTGTCCTCCAACAAGACACCATAATTAGGTGGATGCTCGACAGTGTGCTCATCTCGCTTCCGCAGCGCCCGCGCTGGGTGGACGGGTCCGGGCTTTCGAGGTACAATTTGGCAAGCCCACGCGACTTCGCGCAAGTGCTGTTGAAACTCTGGAAAGAGCAGCCGCACGAGCCGTTGCGTTCGCTTTTTCCGGCAGGCGGGGTGCATGGCACAGTGGCAGGCTGGTACAAGGGCAAGGATGGCAAGCCCTACGTTTTTGCAAAGACCGGCAGCATGAGTGGGGTGCACTGCCTAAGCGGATATGTGACGACCAAGCGCGGCAAAACCCTGATTTTCAGTTTTATGCACAATCATTTTGTGGGCAGCGACGAGCCATGGAAGCAAGAGATGCAGCGGATTTTGGAGATGATTTGGGAACGGTATTGA
- a CDS encoding DUF1573 domain-containing protein, whose product MPDWDNPADTEVRFDHETLVFGNVMEGDMVEAVFEFTNVGQQLLEIEIVSACDCMEMEWTQEEIPNGQRGFVAIVLNTAAMSGKISKDIDIVFKNTDADGYPLVKRVYLVGAVEPRH is encoded by the coding sequence ATGCCAGATTGGGACAACCCCGCAGATACGGAAGTCAGATTCGACCACGAAACATTAGTCTTTGGAAACGTGATGGAAGGCGACATGGTGGAAGCCGTTTTTGAGTTCACTAATGTCGGCCAACAATTGCTCGAAATAGAAATAGTGAGCGCCTGCGATTGCATGGAGATGGAATGGACACAAGAGGAAATACCTAATGGCCAAAGGGGATTTGTCGCCATCGTCCTCAACACAGCCGCCATGTCGGGCAAAATTTCCAAGGATATTGATATCGTTTTCAAAAATACGGACGCGGACGGCTACCCTTTGGTGAAGCGGGTGTATTTGGTGGGTGCGGTGGAGCCGAGGCATTAG
- a CDS encoding PorP/SprF family type IX secretion system membrane protein → MYVRKLLFSFVALLGLNSLLAQDIHFTQFAMSPLTMNPSMAGKFEGTLRIGGIYRGQWASVVGGSNSFKTPAVFADAPIIRGIRKQDWIGVGLMFFSDKAGSVGLRHNAAKLGATYHLALSKKNNTILSIGGQYGRGGRKLGDERFYEDGYDPSGQYVPSLSKEANVVDNANFTDIDAGINLSTQLNKRMDVNFGFAMYHINQGKYSLAGRSDPNAPAPTNPTAGDARIPRRSIFHGQLNAALDDRWSLSPSFQYMTMSGADEIQVQGLVGYLFDPEKDLTINFGLGYRLRDAIQALAGMKYKDLRVGLAYDINTSDLNAASNYRGGFEIAANYIVKIYKPSVIKPKVLCPRF, encoded by the coding sequence ATGTACGTTAGAAAACTACTCTTTTCCTTTGTTGCTCTCCTCGGCTTGAACAGCCTGCTCGCGCAAGACATCCACTTTACCCAATTCGCCATGTCGCCCCTGACGATGAACCCCTCAATGGCGGGCAAGTTCGAAGGCACGCTCCGCATCGGCGGCATCTATCGCGGCCAATGGGCCAGCGTGGTCGGCGGCTCGAATAGCTTCAAAACCCCCGCTGTTTTTGCGGACGCGCCCATCATTCGCGGCATACGCAAGCAAGACTGGATTGGCGTGGGGCTTATGTTCTTCTCCGACAAGGCCGGCTCTGTCGGGCTGCGACACAACGCCGCCAAACTGGGTGCCACCTATCACCTCGCGTTGAGCAAAAAAAACAACACCATTTTGTCCATCGGCGGCCAATATGGTCGCGGCGGGCGGAAGTTGGGCGACGAGCGTTTTTATGAGGACGGCTACGACCCATCAGGGCAATATGTGCCAAGCCTGAGCAAAGAGGCCAACGTAGTGGACAACGCCAATTTCACGGATATTGACGCAGGCATCAACCTCTCCACGCAACTGAACAAACGCATGGATGTCAATTTCGGATTTGCCATGTACCATATCAATCAAGGCAAATACAGCCTTGCCGGCAGGTCGGACCCCAACGCTCCAGCCCCCACCAACCCGACAGCAGGAGACGCGAGAATCCCGCGTCGGAGCATATTCCATGGCCAACTCAACGCGGCCCTCGACGACCGTTGGAGCCTTAGCCCCTCCTTCCAATACATGACCATGAGCGGTGCCGACGAGATACAGGTGCAAGGCTTGGTGGGATACTTGTTCGACCCGGAAAAAGACCTCACCATCAATTTTGGCCTTGGCTACCGCCTGCGCGATGCCATTCAGGCGCTTGCGGGGATGAAGTATAAAGACCTCCGCGTTGGCCTTGCCTACGACATCAACACCTCCGACCTCAACGCAGCAAGCAATTATCGCGGCGGCTTCGAAATAGCGGCCAACTACATCGTGAAAATTTACAAGCCTTCGGTCATCAAGCCCAAAGTGTTGTGTCCGAGATTCTAA